The nucleotide window cagcagccaattgaaaagcaccttcagatgacgtcgctcccatgctgttttttaaaatattgcgcacatttaatgtacttaaaaaaataaataaataaaaaaaaactaagcatttattaaataactaaaactcacacaaactaacagaaccaccatgaaaactaattattattaactaaaatttaaaaaacaaaactcaaaacgaaataaaaattaagtaaaatgacaaattccaaaactacactAACCCTGCCGGGCGGTCATGCTGCTCCTCCCACCATGCGAGCAGACTATTGTATAAACTTTACGGTATATGTAcagatgaaaaaatatatactgcttGTAGACAGTATAAGGCtgggggtggtcactatttttgaacaaaGATAATAAGTGTGTGCTTTGAACACCCCTTTATCTTTTATCGCtaagttccttagaccccaatattagatttggcaaaggcatctttttgttgaattagttaagtctttaatttatatatatatatatatatatatatatatatatatataaacacgtttcctcctgtaaacatcattaagcatataatttatacatgtatttatggcaagttgtaaaatgccctcttgtttatgtttaacaaatagaaaatatgataaatcatgctgtttctactaaatactgtctcaaatgttctctaatttcgatactgtaaaatgtataggatcgtatgccgagcaacgtttcttgggaggagcaatatggcggcctcgcgacctcaaaagtcttggccatcGGCTATCCGGTCGTGTGTTCAGATCAAGTGGTTCAACCCGTCGTGCAAATAAACTAAACGGGAGTCGATGAAGCAGACAGGAAGTTGAGGACAAAGCAGGAAGTAGAAAAGACACGGCGGAAGTATAGGAACCTTGGCTAATTGGATAACTTGATGAACCAATCAGGAAGCAACTAAGCCAGGTAGGAAGTACATCAATCCACCAGTTTGCAACTTAAACAAATGGTAAGTGGAACCAGTCAGgaagtattttatatttattgagGACCAGACATAAAAACAATgtggtttttgtgttgttgttgttgttgacgtacattcatatgtgtgtgtgtatgtgtgtatatatatatatatatatatatatatatatatatataatttatttatctataGCAGTTCTTAACAGTCTGCTTCCGTCCCGTTTTTCCCCTTTCTTTGGCATACTGACACAATCATGAATAATGTTGACATCGATTTATGTCTGCTGTGATGAATAAATGACTCGCTAGTTTGCGGCCTTCGACTACACGTATGGCTCTATTAGCATTTCTATGGCTTTAAGTAATTGCTATTTTTCAACAATGCTACCTCAGGCGCCATGCAGGAGTCATGTGACCACCCCTGTGGGGGTGGTCACGGCAGTGGGCGGAGCTTGTCACAGTAAAGCAGAAGTGGGTTTTGTGAATTTGTCGATCGCCCGCCGGCGAAAATAAAGCGTCAGCCACGTAGGGCGCAGAAGTCGAAGTCGGCGAAGGCCTCCTGTTGCCGGGCCGAGAGTCCGCCGGGCGTGGCAGGCGGAGACAGGACGGGCTGGAGGCACGTGAAGTCACTGTCGAAGTTGCTGACGTCCGCCGACGTCTTCAGGGACGGCAGGAAGGGCGGCGACACCTGCTTGGACAGGAGGGCATCCCAGTCCACGTCCTGAAAAGTAAAAAATCAGCAAACGTGAGTTTGGAAGGTCACGCTGTAGTGTGCATGCCAGGCCACTAGttggcaatgtttttattttgtgtgattttctgttttaatttttttttctgtcataaaaaaaaaatattccggaaaacgggggaaaaaaaaaatatatatatatatatatataaaagatataCCTCAAAGAATGTCTCCCCTTTCAACTCATTAGCATCTCTCTCCCCGCCGCCGAGCCTCTTGAGCGGGTTCTTTTTCAGCagctaaaacacaaaaacattgaTCATCATCACGTAAAGATTGAACGCTCTTTAGTCACGTTTACCTTCTGGATTATTGCCACGGCGTCTGGCGGAAGCGACGGCGGATATGTCACGTCGTCGTTGACGATGCTGTCAAAcacttcctcctcgtcctcgccCAGAAATGGCGACTGGCAGAAAGAGAGaccatgacaaaaaaataaataaaaattaagctTGCCTCATTTTCTTAATTTAAAGCTAAGATCCCTAGCGCCACAAATCGTCACACGGTTTGTGACATGACATTTGGCCAACTGCTTAGCATTGGCGCTTTGTAAGCGATTATTATGTAATAACCGtgtaatataattttaaaactgCATACTAACTGCGCAATAATGTGTTGGATGACTTCAAgacaatctgattggttgcttaattaaaaaaaatatgaccttcctgtattctatttttttttttaaatgcataatgTGTAATAACATTGTAATTAAAGTATAAAAAAATCCTAAATTCACAACAGTAAAATATAATAGTGTAATAACTATGTAATATTAGTCAAATATCAGAAATTTCTTATTTTAGGACGCCCGAAAACTGACCTCGCCCACCAGCATCTCGTAGATGAGCACGCCCATCCCCCACCAGTCGACGGCCCGTGTGTAGTCGTCATCTGTCAGAACTTCGGGTGCCAGGAATTCGGGCGTCCCGCAGAACGTGGACGTGCGATCCCCGTGACCGATCCCTGACAAAGAGGACAAATGTCAACGATAACCGGAAAAGAATTTACCAGGATGAAGTCGAAGCTCTTCCCCACCTTCTTTACAAAGTCCAAAATCGGTCATTTTGACAAAGCCGTCAGCATCCATCAGCAGGTTGTCCAGCTTGAGGTCTCTGCGTGCACACGACGCGCAGAGTCAGTCAGGTGGCGCTTACAGGCTGGTCGCCGTCATCGGCTTACCGATAGATAATGTGGTTATCGTGTAGGAATTCCAACGCAAGCAATACACAAGCCGAGTAGAATCTGCAGAGGGTAAAAATAAGTATCAAACAAATGTCCGTTGAAGTTTAAATGAAGTCAAACTGACTTGAAAtgaaaaagttaaaacaaatcaagttcttttttttcttttctttttttcttttttttaattgcgggTAAGTGGCATGCTAATTAGATTTATTgttaaagtgattttttttttgagagagagaaagctcagaattgttcattcggcagtcttaccgattcaacatataatcgctttttttttttttaaacgtgcgcATTTGTGTGCGCGTGAATTTGTGCTCCTTAgttcatccatctattttcttagctgcttatcctcacaagggtcgtgggggctgctggagcctatcccagctggctccaggcagtaggcggggcacaccctgaactggttgccagccaatcgcagggcacacagagacgaacaaccatccacactcacaagcacacctagggacaatccagagcgcccgattaacctgccatgcatgtctttggaatgtgggaggagaccggagtacccggagaagacccacgcgggcacggggagaacatgcaaactccacccaggaaggctgaagcCTGGATCCTtagttcacctgaaacctaataagaatcccattacccttcaccttaaccggatacttcagagtctcgccagagtcatgAAGTTCAGaaagtcaggagaccagaggaaagatcaaaggaaagaaagatgaagcaaagtgaaatccagcaccaactaaacaccatggttacaaaaccagaatctttcaccaaccccagaaagcactaaattccaacagatctcaagagaccagaggaaaaactaaaggcaGGAAATTAAGGAtaaatgaagcagagtgagatcaacagacaccagcctccactgatccagcgagcagtgggagggagaagcTAAAGCAAAATCAAGTTCAACTTAAGTAAAAGTCAACCAAAGCGAAGTTAAAGCGAGGGTAAAAGTCAACAAATGTGGCGTAAAACTAAAGCAAAATTCAACTGCAAAAAAGTACCCGAGTGTGAAGTTGAAGGTGGGAAAATGTACCTGGTCTGCTGTGGCGTGAAGGCTCTGTTGTGTATGTGTATCATGAGGTCTCCCCCGGGTAGGAAGTCCATCAGGAAGCAGACGTGTTCGCTGGTCTGAAAGCAAGCATGTAGCTGGACCAGGAAAGGATGACGCCGCGTTCTGATCAGCTCCAGGATCCTCTTCTCGCTCATCAGGCTGCAACGGGCACACGCAAGTGCAAGCGCAACAGCCGTCCCTGCCGCCTCTTAAACGTGTGAAGGACGGACGGACGCGAACGCGAACTTTTGCCCACGCACCTGTCCACTTCGTCACGTGTGACCACGTCACTCTTCTTCAAGGCTTTGACGGCGTACAGGCGGCCCGTGCTCGTCATCTCGGCCAGCAGCACCTGGAGGCAACACGGTCACGACGACACAGCTACAACAGTTATGACGACAGCAGGTACAACTACAACACTTACAGCGACTAAATTTATGACTAGAACAGTTATGACAGTAACAGTTACTGTAAAAATGTTACAACAATAATTACAACTATTACGTTCCAACAACAGTTATGACATTTACAGCCATTACAACAACGGCAATTACAACTACCAAATTACATCAACAATAGTTCCGATAACATTTACAACAATGATGACTACAGCTGTGACAACAAAAGTAAGAAAATTTGTTAAACAGTTATGACTACAACAGTTAGAACTACAACCGGTACAACTACAGCGGTTACAACAATGACAAGCCTACAAATGCAACAGTTACAACTGTAAAAGCAACAGCAACTGTTAAAGCAACAGCTAGAACAAATACAACAACAATGGAATTACGACTGTTACGGCTGCAGCAGTTATGACAACAGTTGCAACAACAAAAGTATCGAAAACTGTTAAAGCAACAGTATTGATTACAACAGAACAATAAATACAACAACGATAGTTCTAACTGCAACAGTTGCAACTATAGCGGTTTAAACAACAACAGGTCGACAACTACAAAGAGTTAGAACAATAGAAACAGCTAAAACATTACAATACAGATTCATCAATACAAACACACCAAAGTTAGAGCAAATACAACAACAATGGAATTACAACAGTTATGGCTGCAGCAGTTATGACAAAAACTAAACagttacaacaacaaaagtaatGGCAACTGTGAAAGCAACAGTTTTGGttacaacagaaaaataaatacagtacaacaACAGTTACAACTGCAACAGTTACAACTACAGcgattaaaacaacaacaggtCTACAGCCACAGCCACAAAGAGttacaacaataaaaacagcTGAAACATTACGATAAAGTTTCATCAATACAAACACACCACAGTACCCCAAAAAATTACAACCATGCAGTTACAAGAAcacttttacaacaaaaatagtTACGACAACAGTCGTTTTGCTATTCCAGTAGCACAACGGTTACAACTACAACAGACACAACAACAAACGGTTTATGACGACAGCAGTCACCACGGCGACTATAGTTGCAACAACACATTGACTACAACACGCCTCGCTTCCAAACAGGCGCACGTCGAGGGTAGtgatactttattttattgttacctTTTTTTCAAGCACACACACTAAAACATTGAGATGGTGCTACCTTGCCAAAGTGACCTCTGCCAAGCACGGAAATGTAGCGCAGATCCGACATGTGCAGCCTGAAACATCACAAGCAGAAGAGGGTGGAAAGTttgggtgttgttttttttctgagtctcaTGAGTGTTCTTATGTGAGGTGGGTTGTTgtgaatgttttcattttgatttttgtgttACGTTCTGTCTGTGTATTCacgtgtgttcttgtgtgagtGTTCTTACAACGTGTATCTTCTtgcttatttttgtgtgtgattgtATTTGTACCGGTGTGCGTTTGTGGTGGTGATTATGTGTTCTTGTTTGTGTTGTTACTTGAAAGGAGAGGCCGAATGGTCTTGACTTTCTCTTCTCCTGCTGAAGGACGACTGCGCACACAAACATCAAATTAATTGAACAACAGAAGTCTCAATCAATCAAGTAACAATGTCAAACGTATATTtctgcgactttttttttttttttttttaattatagtgaCTACCCGCATATTCGCAGTTCGGTTATGCCCGtttgtaaataaaaagtaaaagtattgATTTGTCACTGTGCAACAAGTAACAATGTTTCAGTGAGTTAAGGAGCTTCATTAAGACAAAAGTACCAACCTGtaaatttgtctttttcttttatagTTTCCCCCCCTAATGATTACATTTCAACTCATTAAAAAACCTTTTGCAGTATGTCTCTGCTTTtactttttgttgtaaaaacatcTAGAAAATCAAGACTTTATGTCTGTTATACCAAAAGTATTTTCcttaaaacagaaataaattatAATCCCAGAAAATTAAACAACTTTTTCATCTAGAAAAATACGATTTTTAATTGAAGAGGACAACAAACTGAGCATAATGGTAATTTAAACCATATAATTCGAATGTCCACTAtcttaatgctaaatgctatacatgggctaatggaaattagcattgTTAAACCCTCAAACTGCACCTgagcagcaacacatacaaacagaGCATGCGACATCTCTCTGCTCTGTGGGAACTATTATTACTGCAGCTTAGTTGGGaaccttctctgcctcttcttccTGCAGCTTAATTACGCTGCATCTCTTCCAATAGCGCTTGTACGATCAACTGTGACATAGCGAGGGAATACTGCATTTTTGTGTGTAAGCGCACACACATATTTTGATGAGTTGCTCACCATCTGCTGCTGTTGAATCATTTCCAAGGTTTCATCAGCACGTGAGGCGTCGTCATCGTCCTGCGTCGCCTCCTGGTGGCCGGGAGGACTTCGGCTCGTCGGTGCGTCACTGCATGTGTGCGGAGACAGACGTCACATCACACACACGCAGACTACACACGTGGtcgggaggagaccttggcggcgGTGGCGTCCTTGGTGGCGGTGATGTGCATGGCTGGGGGGCGGAGTCAGCGGTGAAGGAGGCGTAACCGGGAAGCACGCTCAGCATCAGGTGAGCCCACGTGGAAAAGTTCACGTTGAGCTGAGCCGCACGCAGGAAGTTCTTACCTACACACGCGTTTACGTCATCTGTATGGCTGAGCGTTtttactaaaatatatatatagggtctataaatatactttttaaaattatatttctgcgattttgtgtgaaaaaaatatatcttggaAAATATATGTCATTTTGGTGGTTTATATTTGTTTACagaaatgtcatgtttataaatatttttcaaatataaaactatgatttaatatatataatatgtttattaataataaatacaaattttgtttgtttgtttttttttaattatgtgggTACGTTATTTTAGATTTATCCAATTTTGATATTAtaatacttttaaattatttttttaatttgacatttttggctTTGTATGTATTTGTATATGAGTACATATTATATAGTATAttggtatgtttttttaaatatttttaacaaatatataaaacaattgTTTAATGTGATTCCTACAAAATTGACAACTTGGATATATTGTTTGTATATAGTTAatgtatatagttttttttttattataacattTTGGGCTTTGTATGTATTTGTAGATGAGTACATATTATATAGTATATtagtatgttttttaaataatatttttgcatatttttaacaaatatataaaacaattgTTTCATGTGGTTCCTACAAAATTGACAACTTAgatgtattgtttaaaaaatataggcatatttttttttttttatatatactttttttattataacattTTGGGCTTTGTATGTATTTGTATATGAGTACATATTAGTatattagtttgtttgtttttttaataatatttttgcagatttttaacaaatatataaaacaattgTTTAATGTGGTTCCTACAAAATGGACAACTTAgatatattgtttaaaaaatataggcatattttaaaaatgtatatacttgtttttttttttagaagtacacatttttgaaaattatttttgcaatgCTGTATTAAAAATAGATGTAACATATACATTTAAAGATACATAcatctgtagttttttttaattttttaatttttatttttaatttttttatttatttaccggtACACCTTTGTaccaattatattaaaaaaatgttaatcgcGGTGTTTACAAACATGTATTACTTacatattttataaataaaggaaaaatattacacaaagagaaaatttattttttaaatgatatatatatatatatattcatacctCTCTCTTTGGTGAAGATGCAACGCTGACGCCGTAGTTTGTGCTGTCGCTCCACAACCGTGTCCACAAAGTCAAACTttaagcgcaaaaaaaaaagaagataaataTATGGTAAACGAGCAATCACATTTCAATAGTTTTATAGCTTTATAGCTCCTCCCGGAGTTCCCGGTTCCAGTTTGACTTTTACCTGTGCGTGGAGGAGGCCTTTGGGTTCCAGACGCCACGTGTGTGAGGCGGCGTGGCCGTTGTCTTGGTCTTCCTGGTTCTGGTCATGGTCCTGGTTCTGCTGGTCCAGGAGCCGGTCCAGGCGCAGGAAGCCGATCCCGCACAGATTACCGCTGTCCCGCCGAAACACGTCAACCTCCAACTCGCGACACTGCGGCGGGTCACGCCAAGTTCAAATGTGAACGAATAAGCAGTGATTAATTAAAACATACAGTGGGTATTAAATGtcaacacacccctgttcaaatgttgtcatgtaaaaaatgaaacctAAACTTGAATGTGACGTTTAACCTGCACGTGGACGCAAGTGAGCCCTGTactgtagtgttaatttcggcaacaaaaactaaacaaaaataatttcgccaacgcacatttttcactggactaaaactagactaaactagactaaaaccctcaacaataaacaataactggaactaaatcagtatgctttttcatcgactaataaagacaagacaaaaatgtacttcacttaataaaaactggactaaaatctatggactttgaattcatgaacaaaaatgagatgaaaatatgattttgcaaaaaattaaaaaaaaacaaaaaacaaaaaaacaatggctataacgttccaacaattatATTAATCTGACAGCTAACTAATgcttgctaacttactagcttgtagcatggagcccCAGTAGCCACTTGGtgctatactgtaattgtgtggggagttgtttttccatcaaaaagatgagagaatttTTTAGAtcagaaatgttcaacataatctgccaaaaaaaaatatacaagggtaaaataattgtcctgactaaaacgagactaaaatgttgacagtttgtgttgactaaaactagatgagtaAAATTATGTtgtcttggactaaaatactgggatgaggttgactaactatattaaggatgtaacgataagcgcgatatcgtgatatcgtactgccacaatatcgtcgtcatgttcacgatatttaaatgcagtaCATCTGtcaaaaaagtcagattgatttccatttgtgcattttctagcaccctctggtgtttagttttttaatgcagtttaattttcattagggatgttttggcccttctatgtttaatatctacgctaattgtcagatgaaggggaatgtaatatacctgtgaagcaagtcaatatgtggaagaactcaatgtgtgcgtgcattaacaacacaacataataacataataaaatataataataacataattatgtacaaaagcacaatattgtgaccttttttaaatatcgccaacctccccacaatatcgtgataattatcgtatcgtgatatcgtatcatgacgtttcaggatatcgttacatccctactaactatgattaaaaactaacaggcatgattgaaactggacgaAAACTgacactaaatttaaaaatggaggataaaattaacactactgtactgtttaataaatgtactgaatgTGGACTCACCCGCTCTAATGTGAGGCAGAAAGTTTGATCCCAGGTCTGCCTGCCCGCCGCCGCCCAGCGCGTGCTGCCCGCCACTCTGCCGTCCAGCCTCAAGGTGGCGCTCATCTCTGCCAGAGGAAAGTCGAGATCAATAAGTGTGTACTGTGTTCTGCCGGTCATCGTTGCGTTGTGCCGCCCACAACATGTCGGGGCATCACCGAGCGCCAACTTGAAGACGTGCAGCATAATTAAGCGCAAGAAGGAGAGTCAGAGAAGGTCCCCAACAAAGCTCCAGCACGATTTGTTGTTTCCAAAGAGCCTTGTGAGTATTTTTGTATGCCGTTTTGTAAGTTGCTGctccgcgtgtgtgtgtgtgaaagtaGCACTTGTTTGAAGGTTTAGAATGACCCTAACATAAGAGCTATGCTCATTTCTGTTAGCTCATCTGTGAAGATTCAcaatatatgttagcattaggctagcggacatttatttgacaaaataatgtatttggaGTAATTGCAATACTAAAGGAATCTTACAagcaaaaatctatttttcttgatggaaaaaaagcatctaaaaataaaatagtcgtAAGTTGTACAACAAGCATAAAGGcttgtttttttctacatttattaGGTCATATTTTTTCATGACGTAATATGACAAATATAAGTCTTGTTTGATAAAAagttgtactgtatttattttagggggGGGAATCGGCGTTTTAGAAACAAGGTTATCAGGGTtaaagttttctaaaaaaaacaactttaaaataaaaaaaaagtgtcattaaaataaacaaaaatgcttttaatactgttaacaaaaactatgtgAAACTACAGCTtacgtttattaaaaaaaaactaaaattaactatatttaataataaaataaaataatattaaattaatatatatattattaaattaaataacaaaatataatataataaattaatataatactaaaattaactataattacagcaaaaaaatttaCTTAGTTTACATCTTTGTCGATTAATAtcgtacatttttaaaatatatttctgtATTGCTCTTCATCCGTATAGAAGGAAGGAGAATTTTAGAATTGTACTTGACTTTATTACACAACACTTGGTGACCTTTTTAATCATTGCACACTGAACAAATGCTCCATATATTAAACAAACAATAACTAatataaactagactaaaatgaatAACTttcgggaaaaacaaacaaaaaaacaaataaacctgGTCCATGAAccaatttaaacaaataaaataaaaactattatgaaaaatccaaaactattataactCTGGTTCcaagaaagtatttttttttagcaaaatatttttttttttttaaataattacgttttgtttttttttcttcaaaatttgATCTAGAAGAATAAAGTCTTATTTTGTCCAAATAAAATGTCACACAAGATTAAAGTCAAATTTTAATGCATAAAAAGGACATATTCCATTGGAGGCCTAAAACATACACTCATACATTCTAAAGTGCCTGAAAATGAAGAAAtacatattatttatatttctggCTCATCTCACCACAAGTTGTGTCATCATCAGCAGGAGAAAACAAATCTTCACATCCGAGCAATCTGACCTCCAATTTcccttgaaaaacaaacaaaatcatatTTGGAAACAGGATATTGAtgtatttcaaagtaaaagtttTAGCCGTCCTCATAATAGCTAGCAGGAAGATGCTGAAGCATGCTGTGCTCAttatgggatgccagaaacaagGATTTGCCTCCTTGTCACATCATCGTCAGCTGGCGTCTGATTGGTCAGACAAACAGATTACACAAGTTGTTCATACTAATCGCATATGACAGCGTCTTCTCTTCATAGAGGATGCACTGTAGAAAATGTGTCAGATATCAACGTTAAATATATTGTGAAATATAAAAGCACCCAGAGGTCTTCCCATAATCATGCAAATATATATTGTACTcatattttccccttttttttgtaatttataaatatttttatatgattgttttatgatttaaaaacattttggatattgtttattcatcatttcgtttttattaaaaaaggtcacaatattgtaaaaaaaaaaaaaaagcacaatattgtgcttttgtagataacatcaatgttacgttattatgttttattattattgtgttatgtcgttaatgcacgcacacatattgacttgcttcacaggcatattatgtacCCCCTCATctcacaattagtgtagattttaaccATACGAGGGCCAacacatcccgaatgaaaattcaattgcactaaaaaactagccaccagagggtactagaactgcataaatggaaatcaacctgaattttttttaacagatgtgttgcatttaaatatcgtgaacatgacaacgatgttgtggcagttttaatatcacggtaTCACGATATA belongs to Festucalex cinctus isolate MCC-2025b chromosome 5, RoL_Fcin_1.0, whole genome shotgun sequence and includes:
- the LOC144018967 gene encoding serine/threonine-protein kinase N1-like, with amino-acid sequence MFSTAQQMLQDSRSKMKLLRLHIIKAAQAGSDQDDQEANIATQQGPSGADARLAELRHHTQREHDALRLAKDALAQMDAVSSPDHEARSEAEMRRDHSAQRLRLLRASVEACLRDDRMAPPEMTDANSFPGPCLSSRPASLTGKLEVRLLGCEDLFSPADDDTTCEMSATLRLDGRVAGSTRWAAAGRQTWDQTFCLTLERCRELEVDVFRRDSGNLCGIGFLRLDRLLDQQNQDHDQNQEDQDNGHAASHTWRLEPKGLLHAQFDFVDTVVERQHKLRRQRCIFTKERGKNFLRAAQLNVNFSTWAHLMLSVLPGYASFTADSAPQPCTSPPPRTPPPPSDAPTSRSPPGHQEATQDDDDASRADETLEMIQQQQMSSFSRRRESQDHSASPFKLHMSDLRYISVLGRGHFGKVLLAEMTSTGRLYAVKALKKSDVVTRDEVDSLMSEKRILELIRTRRHPFLVQLHACFQTSEHVCFLMDFLPGGDLMIHIHNRAFTPQQTRFYSACVLLALEFLHDNHIIYRDLKLDNLLMDADGFVKMTDFGLCKEGIGHGDRTSTFCGTPEFLAPEVLTDDDYTRAVDWWGMGVLIYEMLVGESPFLGEDEEEVFDSIVNDDVTYPPSLPPDAVAIIQKLLKKNPLKRLGGGERDANELKGETFFEDVDWDALLSKQVSPPFLPSLKTSADVSNFDSDFTCLQPVLSPPATPGGLSARQQEAFADFDFCALRG